The following are encoded in a window of Prosthecodimorpha staleyi genomic DNA:
- a CDS encoding TetR/AcrR family transcriptional regulator codes for MPDGDKGAGRDRPAARGPALRANDPENTRRNILDIASREFAEKGFTGARVDEIAARTETSKRMIYYYFGDKEGLFVAVLEEAYKSIRAREAELKLDHLSPEDAIRALVGFTFDFQNDNEQFVRIVMTENIHYGAHLGSSRILQDLNVSVIDTIRSIYSRGVAEGVFRPGIDEIDLHQTISALCIFNVSNRYTFSRIFKRDLTDPEVRARRRASVIETVVRSLKA; via the coding sequence GTGCCTGACGGGGACAAGGGCGCGGGGCGGGACAGGCCGGCCGCCCGCGGCCCGGCCCTGCGCGCCAACGATCCGGAGAATACCCGCCGCAACATTCTCGACATTGCCAGCCGGGAATTCGCCGAGAAGGGCTTCACGGGCGCCCGCGTCGACGAGATCGCCGCCCGGACCGAAACCTCGAAGCGGATGATCTACTACTATTTCGGCGACAAGGAGGGGCTGTTCGTCGCCGTTCTGGAGGAGGCCTACAAGAGCATCCGCGCCCGCGAGGCGGAACTGAAGCTCGATCATCTCTCGCCCGAGGACGCGATCCGGGCGCTGGTCGGCTTCACCTTCGACTTCCAGAACGACAACGAGCAGTTCGTCCGCATCGTCATGACCGAGAACATCCACTACGGCGCGCATCTCGGCTCGTCGCGCATCCTGCAGGACCTGAATGTCTCGGTGATCGACACCATCCGCTCGATTTACTCCCGCGGCGTCGCCGAAGGCGTGTTCCGGCCGGGCATCGACGAGATCGACCTGCACCAGACGATCAGCGCGCTGTGCATCTTCAACGTCTCCAACCGCTACACCTTCTCGCGCATCTTCAAGCGCGACCTGACCGACCCGGAGGTACGCGCGCGTCGGCGGGCTTCGGTCATCGAGACCGTGGTCCGCTCTCTGAAGGCTTGA
- a CDS encoding shikimate dehydrogenase codes for MKDRTLEDLRQTGPDATYRVEDMPLPSSAAERPATGPSTERAPLRAPSFVVGLVGRGIQLSKTPAMHEREADQLGLRYVYRLIDFDRLGLPDSELGGILAAARRLGFAGLNVTHPFKQAVIAHLDGLSDDARELGAVNTVVFEGDRAIGHNTDWWGFAESFRRNMPGQSLESAILFGAGGAGVAVAHALMTLGTGRLTVVDTDPARAAGLAGDLCARFGAGRAEAGSAADAARSAGIVNATPVGMAKYPGLPLPEALIRPDHWVADIVYFPLKTELLATARAKGCRILAGGGMAVFQAVGAFRLFTGAEPDPDRMQAHFDVL; via the coding sequence ATGAAGGATCGGACGCTCGAAGACCTGCGCCAGACGGGTCCGGACGCCACATACCGGGTCGAGGACATGCCCTTGCCGTCATCCGCTGCCGAACGCCCCGCGACGGGTCCGTCTACCGAACGCGCGCCCCTGCGCGCGCCGTCCTTCGTGGTCGGATTGGTCGGACGCGGCATCCAGCTCTCGAAGACGCCAGCCATGCACGAGCGCGAGGCCGACCAGCTCGGGCTGCGTTACGTCTATCGCCTGATCGATTTCGACCGCCTCGGTCTCCCCGACAGCGAACTCGGCGGCATCCTTGCGGCCGCGCGCCGGCTCGGCTTTGCCGGCCTCAACGTGACGCACCCGTTCAAACAGGCGGTCATCGCCCATCTCGACGGTCTCTCCGACGACGCCCGGGAGCTCGGCGCTGTCAACACTGTCGTGTTCGAGGGCGATCGTGCCATCGGCCACAACACCGATTGGTGGGGCTTCGCCGAGAGCTTCCGGCGCAACATGCCCGGACAATCCCTCGAATCGGCCATCCTGTTCGGCGCCGGCGGGGCCGGCGTGGCGGTCGCCCACGCACTCATGACGCTCGGGACCGGCCGGTTGACCGTCGTCGACACCGATCCGGCCCGGGCCGCCGGACTGGCCGGTGATCTGTGCGCTCGTTTCGGTGCCGGACGGGCCGAGGCGGGCTCGGCCGCGGATGCCGCGCGCAGCGCCGGCATCGTCAACGCGACGCCGGTCGGCATGGCCAAATATCCCGGCTTGCCGCTGCCGGAGGCGCTGATCCGGCCCGACCACTGGGTCGCCGACATCGTCTACTTCCCGCTCAAGACCGAGCTTCTGGCGACGGCGCGCGCCAAAGGCTGCCGGATTCTCGCCGGCGGCGGGATGGCGGTCTTCCAGGCCGTCGGCGCCTTCCGGCTATTCACCGGAGCCGAACCCGATCCCGATCGGATGCAGGCCCATTTCGACGTTCTATGA
- the dctP gene encoding TRAP transporter substrate-binding protein DctP, translating into MTVLSRRSLLQASLAGAAVAGFGLSSARAQADKPLLRMSAPLTPTDQRAIGLEKHFGPAVAGFATYQPHYNATLFKQGTELEAIARGNLEMSITSAQELATLIPAWSIFTAGYLLRDAEHQKKVFASDLMDGLKKTTEDKLGVKLLSVMYLGRRQLNLRTEKEIKTPEDLAGMKLRMPNSEAWLFLGKALGANPLPMAFTEIYTALQTGAIDGQDNPLPTDKDSKFYEVTKQIVLTSHLVDQNYLAFSKKVWDKFTPDQQATVQKAADAAAEAARQAQLKLEDDLVDFFKQQGLKVYAPDVAAFRKKVQADYLTSKFAKDWPAGLVDKINAIQ; encoded by the coding sequence ATGACCGTACTTTCCCGCCGCTCGCTTCTGCAGGCCTCCCTCGCCGGCGCCGCCGTTGCCGGCTTCGGCCTTTCGAGCGCCCGCGCCCAGGCGGACAAGCCGCTTTTGCGCATGTCGGCGCCGCTGACCCCGACCGACCAGCGCGCGATCGGCCTCGAGAAGCATTTCGGCCCGGCCGTGGCCGGCTTCGCCACCTACCAGCCGCACTACAACGCGACGCTGTTCAAGCAGGGCACCGAGCTCGAGGCGATCGCCCGCGGCAACCTCGAAATGTCGATCACCTCGGCGCAGGAACTGGCCACCCTGATCCCGGCCTGGTCGATCTTCACCGCCGGCTACCTGCTGCGCGACGCCGAGCACCAGAAGAAGGTGTTCGCCTCCGACCTGATGGACGGCCTGAAGAAGACCACCGAGGACAAGCTCGGCGTCAAGCTGCTCTCGGTCATGTATCTCGGCCGCCGCCAGCTCAACCTGCGCACCGAGAAGGAGATCAAGACGCCCGAGGATCTCGCCGGCATGAAGCTGCGCATGCCGAATTCGGAAGCCTGGCTGTTCCTCGGCAAGGCGCTCGGCGCCAACCCGCTGCCGATGGCCTTCACGGAGATCTATACCGCACTGCAGACCGGCGCCATCGACGGCCAGGACAACCCGCTGCCGACCGACAAGGACTCCAAGTTCTACGAGGTCACCAAGCAGATCGTCCTGACCAGCCATCTGGTCGACCAGAACTATCTCGCCTTCTCCAAGAAGGTCTGGGACAAGTTCACCCCCGACCAGCAGGCGACCGTCCAGAAGGCCGCCGACGCCGCCGCCGAGGCCGCGCGCCAGGCCCAGCTGAAGCTCGAGGACGATCTGGTCGACTTCTTCAAGCAGCAGGGCCTCAAGGTCTATGCGCCCGACGTTGCCGCCTTCCGCAAGAAGGTTCAGGCCGACTACCTGACCTCCAAATTCGCGAAGGACTGGCCGGCGGGTCTGGTCGACAAGATCAACGCCATCCAGTGA
- a CDS encoding TRAP transporter small permease produces MRAVMHFLHKRAENVLVILMAVMFAAFIVQIGSRYVFNAPVDWAYEVILDTWLWAVFWGAAFLLDDRDHVKFDVIYNAGRERTRRIYALISAVLLAGGFLASVPATWDYISFKAIRSSDMLGIRLDYLFSVYLAFLAGMIVRYAIRAVRLAKGAPMSAFEREDSL; encoded by the coding sequence ATGCGGGCGGTCATGCATTTTCTGCACAAGCGGGCCGAGAACGTGCTCGTCATCCTGATGGCGGTCATGTTCGCCGCCTTCATCGTCCAGATCGGTTCGCGCTACGTCTTCAATGCGCCGGTCGACTGGGCCTACGAGGTCATCCTCGACACCTGGCTCTGGGCCGTGTTCTGGGGCGCGGCCTTCCTGCTCGACGACCGCGACCACGTGAAATTCGACGTGATCTACAATGCCGGCCGCGAGCGGACCCGGCGCATCTATGCGCTGATCAGCGCGGTCCTCCTCGCCGGCGGCTTCCTGGCCTCGGTGCCGGCCACCTGGGACTACATCTCCTTCAAGGCGATCCGGTCGAGCGACATGCTCGGCATCCGGCTCGACTACCTGTTCTCGGTCTATCTGGCCTTTCTGGCCGGGATGATCGTGCGCTACGCGATCCGCGCGGTCCGGCTGGCCAAGGGGGCGCCGATGTCGGCCTTCGAGCGGGAGGACTCCCTATGA
- a CDS encoding TRAP transporter large permease: protein MSPAFYWCIALLFGLAGIGAPVALSMIVSSILYLFLKGQDVGLAAEQMIQGIYDSFLLLAIPLFITAANIMNAGTISERLLKFCLALVGRFRGGLGHVNVVANMIFAGMSGSAVADAVGLGKIIIEMMRRENRYSAGYAAAITAAASTIGPIIPPSIPMVMYALISDTSIGYLFLGGFIPGIMMGIALMILNARMARIENVPLEVPVPRAELPRLTLRAFPALMMPVILLFGIYGGATTPTEAAAIAALYALILATFFYRAVSFGTLYSVFLESGRATASVGLVIGASLIFNYIVAAENIPAQVSALMKGLDVSPLVFLLGVNVLFLILGCLLDATTIILVIIPLFIPTCKALGIDMVHFGVTAVVNCMIGLITPPYGVLLFVINAITGIPLRTIIKAIWPYIGVLGIALLIMLLVPQTVLFLPRLFGYVG, encoded by the coding sequence ATGAGCCCCGCCTTCTACTGGTGCATCGCGCTGCTGTTCGGCCTCGCCGGCATCGGCGCGCCCGTCGCGCTGTCGATGATCGTTTCCTCGATCCTCTACCTGTTCCTGAAGGGACAGGATGTCGGGCTTGCCGCCGAGCAGATGATCCAGGGCATCTACGACAGCTTCCTGCTGCTCGCCATTCCGCTGTTCATCACCGCCGCGAACATCATGAACGCGGGCACGATCTCGGAACGGCTGCTGAAGTTCTGCCTCGCCCTGGTCGGCCGCTTCCGCGGCGGGCTCGGCCATGTCAACGTCGTCGCCAACATGATCTTCGCCGGCATGTCGGGCTCGGCGGTGGCCGATGCGGTCGGGCTCGGCAAGATCATCATCGAGATGATGCGGCGGGAGAACCGCTATTCGGCCGGCTATGCCGCGGCGATCACGGCGGCCGCCTCGACCATCGGCCCGATCATCCCGCCATCGATCCCGATGGTCATGTATGCGCTGATCTCGGACACCTCGATCGGCTATCTGTTCCTCGGCGGCTTCATCCCCGGCATCATGATGGGCATCGCCCTGATGATCCTGAACGCCCGGATGGCGCGGATCGAGAATGTCCCGCTCGAAGTGCCCGTGCCGCGCGCGGAACTGCCGCGCCTGACGCTGCGTGCCTTCCCGGCACTGATGATGCCGGTCATCCTGCTGTTCGGCATCTATGGCGGGGCGACCACGCCGACCGAGGCCGCCGCCATCGCGGCGCTCTATGCGCTGATCCTGGCGACCTTCTTCTACCGCGCGGTCAGCTTCGGCACGCTCTATTCGGTGTTCCTGGAGAGCGGCCGGGCGACCGCCTCCGTCGGCCTGGTCATCGGCGCCTCGCTGATCTTCAACTACATCGTCGCCGCCGAGAACATCCCGGCCCAGGTCTCCGCGCTGATGAAGGGGCTCGACGTCTCGCCGCTGGTCTTCCTGCTCGGCGTCAACGTCCTGTTCCTGATCCTCGGCTGCCTGCTCGATGCGACCACCATCATCCTGGTGATCATTCCGCTGTTCATCCCGACCTGCAAGGCGCTCGGGATCGACATGGTCCATTTCGGCGTCACCGCCGTCGTGAATTGCATGATCGGCCTGATCACGCCGCCCTACGGGGTGCTGCTGTTCGTCATCAACGCGATCACGGGCATTCCGCTCCGGACCATCATCAAGGCGATCTGGCCCTATATCGGGGTCCTGGGGATCGCGCTCCTGATCATGCTCCTGGTGCCGCAGACGGTCCTGTTCCTGCCGCGTCTATTCGGCTACGTCGGCTGA
- a CDS encoding ABC transporter substrate-binding protein → MLLLGSTVLASAGGTLRVGMTASDIPLTTGQTDNGGEGMRFLGYTAYDSLIEWDLTASDKPSTIIPGLATSWTVDATDKTKWTFKLRPGVKFHDGSAFNADTVVWNFEKLLNKDAAQFDPRQSAQGRSRIPAVASYKVIDPLTVEIVTKTPDATLPYQLAWIMMSSPANWEKQGKSWDNYAKSPSGTGPWKIVSFVPREKAEMVPNPDYWDKTRVPKLDKLVVVPLPEPSARVAALRSGQVDWIENPAPDTVPSLKSAGFKIVTNAYPHNWTWHLSRVEGSPWNDVRVRKAANLAVDREGMKELLSGLMIPAEGFMPPGHQWFGKPTFKLKYDPEAAKKLLAEAGFSPSKPLETKILISPSGSGHMLPLPMNEFVQQNLAEVGIKVSFEVVEWNTLINIWRAGAKHESSKGATGMNYTYFIQDPFTGFMRHLQCNLAPPAGTNWGYYCDPAMDKLFDEVRTTFDPAAQQKTLEKIHEKYVDEALFLMVTHDVNARAMSAKVKGFVQAQNWFQNFSSITMD, encoded by the coding sequence ATGCTTCTGCTCGGCTCGACCGTCCTGGCCTCGGCCGGCGGCACCCTGCGCGTCGGCATGACCGCGTCGGACATCCCGCTGACCACCGGCCAGACCGACAATGGCGGCGAGGGCATGCGCTTCCTCGGCTATACGGCCTATGATTCGCTGATCGAGTGGGATCTGACCGCCTCGGACAAGCCGTCGACCATCATCCCGGGCCTCGCCACCTCCTGGACGGTCGACGCCACCGACAAGACCAAGTGGACCTTCAAGCTCCGTCCGGGCGTCAAGTTCCATGACGGCAGCGCGTTCAATGCCGACACCGTCGTCTGGAATTTCGAAAAGCTGCTCAACAAGGATGCCGCCCAGTTCGATCCGCGCCAGTCGGCGCAGGGCCGTTCGCGCATCCCGGCGGTGGCCAGCTACAAGGTGATCGATCCGCTGACCGTCGAGATCGTCACCAAGACCCCCGACGCCACCCTGCCCTACCAGCTCGCCTGGATCATGATGTCCTCCCCGGCCAACTGGGAAAAGCAGGGCAAGAGCTGGGACAACTACGCCAAGAGCCCGTCTGGCACCGGCCCGTGGAAGATCGTGTCCTTCGTCCCGCGCGAGAAGGCCGAGATGGTCCCGAATCCCGACTATTGGGACAAGACCCGCGTGCCGAAGCTCGACAAGCTGGTCGTCGTGCCGCTGCCGGAACCGTCCGCCCGCGTCGCCGCGCTCCGGTCCGGCCAGGTCGACTGGATCGAGAATCCGGCGCCCGATACGGTGCCGTCGCTGAAGTCCGCCGGCTTCAAGATCGTCACCAACGCCTATCCGCATAACTGGACCTGGCATCTCTCCCGCGTCGAGGGCTCGCCCTGGAACGACGTGCGCGTGCGCAAGGCGGCCAATCTGGCGGTCGACCGCGAGGGCATGAAGGAACTGCTGTCCGGCCTGATGATCCCGGCCGAGGGCTTCATGCCGCCCGGCCACCAGTGGTTCGGCAAGCCGACCTTCAAGCTGAAATACGACCCCGAGGCGGCCAAGAAGCTGCTCGCCGAGGCCGGCTTCAGCCCGTCCAAGCCGCTGGAGACCAAGATCCTGATCTCGCCGTCGGGCTCGGGCCATATGCTGCCGCTGCCGATGAACGAGTTCGTGCAGCAGAACCTCGCCGAGGTCGGCATCAAGGTGTCGTTCGAGGTGGTCGAGTGGAACACGCTGATCAACATCTGGCGTGCCGGCGCGAAGCATGAAAGCTCCAAGGGCGCCACGGGGATGAACTACACCTACTTCATCCAGGACCCCTTCACCGGCTTCATGCGTCACCTGCAGTGCAACCTGGCCCCGCCGGCCGGCACCAACTGGGGCTACTACTGCGATCCGGCGATGGACAAGCTGTTCGACGAGGTCCGCACGACCTTTGATCCGGCGGCGCAGCAGAAGACCCTGGAGAAGATCCACGAGAAGTATGTCGACGAGGCGCTGTTCCTGATGGTCACCCACGACGTCAATGCCCGCGCCATGAGCGCGAAGGTCAAGGGCTTCGTGCAGGCGCAGAACTGGTTCCAGAACTTCTCCTCCATCACGATGGACTGA
- a CDS encoding ABC transporter permease, protein MLSYVLKRMLLILPVALGVSVVCFLLVHLSPGDPLTAILPTDASAETQAEMRKLYGFDQPLPVQFVLWLGRVLTGDLGISIATGRPVAAEVGRAVVNSVILAAAATLIGFFFGSLFGFVAGYFRNSWIDKLASFLAVIGVSVPHYWLGMVLVIIFSVQFNLLPATGGGPNGSSDTRSLDWEYLRFLILPAVTMSVIPMGIIARTLRALVAEILSQEFVQGLTAKGLLDRGVFAHVVKNAAPTAFAVMGLQLGYLLGGSILIETVFAWPGTGFLLNTAIFQRDLPLLQGTILVLAMFFVVLNLVVDVAQAAVDPRVKRS, encoded by the coding sequence ATGCTGTCCTATGTGCTGAAGCGCATGCTCCTGATCCTGCCGGTGGCGCTGGGGGTCAGCGTGGTCTGCTTCCTGCTCGTGCATCTGTCGCCGGGCGACCCGCTGACCGCCATCCTGCCGACCGACGCCTCGGCGGAGACCCAGGCCGAGATGCGCAAGCTCTACGGCTTCGACCAGCCGCTGCCGGTCCAGTTCGTCCTCTGGCTTGGCCGGGTGCTGACCGGCGATCTCGGCATCTCGATCGCCACCGGCCGCCCGGTCGCCGCCGAGGTCGGCCGCGCGGTGGTCAATTCGGTCATCCTGGCGGCGGCCGCGACCCTGATCGGCTTCTTCTTCGGCTCCCTGTTCGGTTTCGTCGCCGGCTATTTCCGCAACAGCTGGATCGACAAGCTGGCCAGCTTCCTGGCGGTGATCGGCGTCAGCGTGCCGCACTACTGGCTCGGCATGGTGCTGGTGATCATCTTCTCGGTGCAGTTCAATCTGCTGCCGGCGACCGGCGGCGGCCCGAACGGCTCGTCCGACACGCGCAGCCTCGACTGGGAGTATCTGCGCTTCCTGATCCTGCCGGCCGTGACCATGTCGGTGATCCCGATGGGCATCATCGCGCGCACGCTCCGCGCCCTCGTCGCCGAGATCCTGAGCCAGGAATTCGTCCAGGGCCTGACCGCCAAGGGCCTGCTCGACCGCGGCGTCTTCGCCCATGTGGTCAAGAATGCCGCTCCGACCGCCTTTGCGGTGATGGGCCTGCAGCTCGGCTACCTGCTCGGCGGCTCGATCCTGATCGAGACCGTGTTCGCCTGGCCGGGCACCGGCTTCCTGCTCAACACCGCCATCTTCCAGCGCGACCTGCCCTTGCTCCAGGGCACCATCCTGGTGCTGGCCATGTTCTTCGTGGTCCTGAACCTCGTCGTCGATGTCGCCCAGGCGGCGGTCGATCCGCGTGTGAAGAGGAGCTGA
- a CDS encoding ABC transporter permease, translating into MVSLSPAVPTVVARSPGYWSGVFTRLSRDKLAMAALAILVLIVLMAILAPYLAPADPAKATMLRRLKPIGTPGYPLGGDELGRDMLSRLIYGSRLSLIMGVTPVPVAFVIGTILGVTAGYAGGFLNTVIMRTADIFFAFPSVLLAVALSGALGAGLLNALVALTIVFIPPVTRIAEAVTTQVRSLDYVEAARTSGAGAAKIIRIHVLPNVLGPVFVYATSLISVSMILAAGLSFLGLGVRPPEAEWGLMLNTLRTAIYTQPMVAALPGIMIFITSISFNTLSDGLRSAMDVKA; encoded by the coding sequence GTGGTGTCGCTCTCGCCCGCCGTGCCGACCGTGGTCGCCCGCTCGCCCGGCTACTGGAGCGGCGTCTTCACCCGCCTCAGCCGCGACAAGCTCGCCATGGCGGCGCTGGCGATCCTGGTGCTGATCGTCCTGATGGCGATCCTCGCGCCCTATCTGGCGCCGGCCGACCCCGCCAAGGCGACCATGCTGCGCCGTCTGAAGCCGATCGGCACGCCCGGCTATCCGCTCGGCGGCGACGAGCTCGGCCGCGACATGCTCTCGCGCCTGATCTACGGCTCGCGCCTGTCGCTGATCATGGGCGTCACGCCGGTCCCGGTCGCCTTCGTCATCGGCACCATCCTGGGGGTCACCGCCGGCTATGCGGGCGGCTTCCTCAACACCGTGATCATGCGCACGGCCGACATCTTTTTCGCCTTCCCGTCGGTCCTGCTCGCCGTGGCGCTGTCCGGCGCGCTCGGCGCGGGCCTTCTGAACGCGCTGGTCGCGCTGACCATCGTGTTCATCCCGCCGGTTACCCGCATCGCCGAGGCCGTCACCACGCAGGTCCGAAGTCTCGACTATGTCGAGGCGGCCCGGACGAGCGGCGCCGGCGCCGCCAAGATCATCCGCATCCATGTCCTGCCCAACGTGCTCGGCCCGGTCTTCGTCTATGCGACCAGCCTGATCTCGGTCTCGATGATCCTCGCCGCCGGCCTGTCCTTCCTCGGCCTCGGCGTGCGTCCGCCGGAAGCCGAATGGGGCCTGATGCTGAACACGCTCCGCACCGCGATCTACACCCAGCCGATGGTCGCCGCCCTGCCGGGCATCATGATCTTCATCACCTCGATCTCCTTCAACACGCTTTCCGACGGATTGCGCTCCGCCATGGACGTAAAGGCATGA
- a CDS encoding ABC transporter ATP-binding protein, with the protein MTGPVPPVSTRNAESVWPPDVWRAPKKTVLDPRDRGGPAQPLLSVTGLVKHFKVGGSPFGDGTVVRAVDGVDFDLIKGETLGIVGESGCGKSTTARLLMQLMPPDAGRLVFDGEELGGALSLTEYRRQVQMVFQDSYASLNPRLTIEDSIAFGPQVHGLPARQAISRAHDLLARVGLEPARFAGRFPHELSGGQRQRINIARALAMNPRLVILDEAVSALDKSVEAQVLNLLMDLKQEFNLTYIFISHDLNVVRFMVDRVLVMYLGKVAELGGRDAVFGQPAHPYTAALLASMPSMDPDHRVERPPLTGDPPNPINPPPGCRFHPRCSVAEAVCSATEPAMAATGTDRAGARHAAACLMRAAGSGHSRAPALAVSA; encoded by the coding sequence ATGACCGGACCTGTCCCGCCGGTCTCCACCCGCAACGCCGAATCGGTCTGGCCGCCGGACGTCTGGCGCGCCCCGAAGAAGACCGTGCTCGACCCGCGCGACCGCGGCGGCCCGGCCCAGCCGCTGCTCTCCGTCACCGGCCTCGTCAAGCATTTCAAGGTCGGCGGCTCGCCCTTCGGCGACGGCACCGTGGTGCGCGCCGTCGACGGCGTCGATTTCGACCTGATCAAGGGCGAAACGCTCGGCATCGTCGGCGAGTCCGGCTGCGGCAAGTCGACGACCGCGCGGCTGCTGATGCAGTTGATGCCGCCCGATGCCGGCCGGCTGGTCTTCGACGGCGAGGAACTCGGCGGCGCGCTCAGCCTGACCGAGTACCGCCGCCAGGTGCAGATGGTCTTCCAGGACAGCTACGCCTCGCTCAATCCACGCCTGACCATCGAGGATTCGATCGCCTTCGGGCCTCAGGTGCATGGCCTGCCGGCGCGCCAGGCGATCTCGCGCGCCCACGACCTGCTCGCCCGCGTCGGCCTGGAGCCGGCGCGTTTCGCCGGCCGCTTCCCGCACGAGTTGTCCGGCGGCCAGCGCCAGCGCATCAACATCGCCCGCGCGCTGGCGATGAATCCGCGCCTCGTCATCCTCGACGAGGCCGTCTCGGCGCTCGACAAGTCGGTCGAGGCGCAGGTGCTGAACCTGCTCATGGACCTGAAGCAGGAGTTCAACCTCACCTACATCTTCATCTCGCACGACCTGAACGTCGTCCGCTTCATGGTCGACCGCGTGCTGGTCATGTATCTCGGCAAGGTCGCCGAGCTCGGCGGCCGCGACGCGGTGTTCGGCCAGCCCGCCCATCCCTACACGGCCGCCCTGCTCGCCTCGATGCCGAGCATGGATCCCGACCATCGCGTCGAGCGGCCGCCGCTGACCGGCGATCCGCCGAACCCGATCAACCCGCCGCCGGGCTGCCGCTTCCACCCGCGCTGTTCGGTCGCCGAGGCGGTCTGCTCGGCCACCGAACCGGCGATGGCCGCGACCGGGACCGACCGGGCCGGTGCCCGCCACGCCGCCGCCTGCCTGATGCGCGCCGCCGGCTCCGGCCATTCCCGCGCTCCCGCCCTGGCGGTGTCCGCATGA
- a CDS encoding ABC transporter ATP-binding protein, which translates to MTPMIDIRNLSVTFTGRGKPVRAVDDVSLSVAPGEVVALLGESGSGKSVTLRSLLRLHPKTRSRMEGTIRVDGEDVLALSPRALADYRGRKVSMIFQDPGLAMDPVYTVGRQIVETIRRHESVSTAEAEARALALFRKVSIPAPERRLAAYPSSMSGGMRQRAMIALALACNPKVLLADEPTTALDATVQIQILLLLRDLQRELGLSVIFVTHDIGVAVEVADRVAVMYAGRIVEEGKVADVVRTPRHPYTRGLLAARVEHAVPGSRLETIPGAPPDLAELPAGCAFRDRCVVAETRCAAERPAFVQRSPTRGDACLLAG; encoded by the coding sequence ATGACCCCGATGATCGACATCCGCAACCTGAGCGTCACCTTCACCGGCCGCGGCAAGCCGGTCCGCGCGGTCGACGACGTGAGCCTCTCGGTCGCCCCGGGCGAGGTGGTCGCATTGCTCGGCGAATCCGGTTCCGGCAAGAGCGTCACACTGCGCTCTCTGCTGCGGCTGCATCCGAAGACCCGGTCGCGCATGGAGGGCACGATCCGCGTCGACGGCGAGGATGTGCTCGCCCTGTCGCCGCGCGCACTCGCCGACTATCGCGGCCGCAAGGTCTCGATGATCTTCCAGGATCCCGGCCTCGCCATGGACCCGGTCTATACGGTCGGCCGCCAGATCGTCGAGACGATCCGCCGCCACGAGAGCGTATCGACGGCGGAGGCCGAGGCGCGCGCACTGGCCCTCTTCAGGAAGGTCAGCATCCCGGCGCCGGAGAGGCGTCTCGCCGCCTATCCGAGTTCGATGTCCGGCGGCATGCGCCAGCGGGCCATGATCGCCCTGGCGCTCGCCTGCAATCCGAAGGTCCTGCTCGCCGACGAGCCGACCACGGCGCTCGACGCCACCGTGCAGATCCAGATCCTCCTGCTCTTGCGCGACCTGCAGCGCGAACTCGGCCTGTCGGTGATCTTCGTCACCCACGATATCGGCGTCGCCGTCGAGGTCGCCGACCGGGTCGCGGTCATGTATGCGGGGCGCATCGTCGAGGAGGGCAAGGTGGCGGACGTGGTCCGGACGCCGCGACACCCCTATACGCGCGGTCTGCTGGCCGCCCGCGTCGAGCATGCCGTGCCGGGCTCCCGGCTCGAGACCATCCCGGGTGCGCCGCCCGATCTCGCCGAACTCCCGGCCGGCTGCGCCTTCCGGGATCGCTGCGTCGTCGCCGAGACCCGTTGCGCCGCCGAGCGTCCGGCCTTCGTCCAGCGCAGTCCGACCCGCGGCGACGCCTGTCTGCTCGCCGGTTGA